The following are from one region of the Scylla paramamosain isolate STU-SP2022 chromosome 45, ASM3559412v1, whole genome shotgun sequence genome:
- the LOC135094333 gene encoding uncharacterized protein LOC135094333 isoform X6, translating to MVRKNTLNLSLVTPLLDQESEIRRVYRVAGQVTLDDCVGDRTLAGRGDVALDIQSEGDWQKTQRNDCTSSARQAWPG from the exons atggtgaggaagaacACGTTG AATTTGTCACTTGTTACCCCCTTACTGGATCAAGAGAGTGAAATACGCCGTGTGTACAGGGTAGCTGGCCAGGTGACTCTTG ATGACTGTGTTGGTGATAGAACCCTGGCAGGAAGAGGTGACGTTGCCTTGGATATTCAGAGTGAGGGAGACTGGCAGAAGACACAGAGG AACGACTGTACGAGCTCCGCAAGACAAGCCTGGCCCGGGTGA
- the LOC135094333 gene encoding uncharacterized protein LOC135094333 isoform X2, with the protein MTNHNCPRGRVVCGNEVADNVVLYTSKKTLICDHVQMNQVTAFIDASHTYGSDKCEQQQLSTKSDGMLRGTPNPLRGKDLLPTENENHECQAPSGRCFTVEFVTCYPLTGSRE; encoded by the exons ATGACAAACCATAACTGTCCACGGGGGCGAGTTGTGTGTGGAAATGAG GTCGCAGATAACGTGGTGCTTTATACTTCAAAGAAGACCCTGATATGCGATCACGTGCAAATGAACCAAGTGACTGCCTTCATCGACGCCTCTCACACCTATGGCTCGGACAAGTGTGAGCAGCAGCAACTGAGTACCAAGTCG GACGGCATGCTACGAGGCACACCCAACCCCCTGCGAGGCAAAGACCTGCTGCCCACTGAGAATGAGAACCACGAGTGTCAGGCTCCCTCTGGCCGGTGCTTCACTGTAG AATTTGTCACTTGTTACCCCCTTACTGGATCAAGAGAGTGA
- the LOC135094333 gene encoding uncharacterized protein LOC135094333 isoform X3: MTNHNCPRGRVVCGNEKTLICDHVQMNQVTAFIDASHTYGSDKCEQQQLSTKSDGMLRGTPNPLRGKDLLPTENENHECQAPSGRCFTVGYFGRKECTRKEA, encoded by the exons ATGACAAACCATAACTGTCCACGGGGGCGAGTTGTGTGTGGAAATGAG AAGACCCTGATATGCGATCACGTGCAAATGAACCAAGTGACTGCCTTCATCGACGCCTCTCACACCTATGGCTCGGACAAGTGTGAGCAGCAGCAACTGAGTACCAAGTCG GACGGCATGCTACGAGGCACACCCAACCCCCTGCGAGGCAAAGACCTGCTGCCCACTGAGAATGAGAACCACGAGTGTCAGGCTCCCTCTGGCCGGTGCTTCACTGTAG GCTATTTTGGGCGGAAAGAATGCACGAGGAAGGAAGCTTGA
- the LOC135094333 gene encoding uncharacterized protein LOC135094333 isoform X1 has translation MTNHNCPRGRVVCGNEVADNVVLYTSKKTLICDHVQMNQVTAFIDASHTYGSDKCEQQQLSTKSDGMLRGTPNPLRGKDLLPTENENHECQAPSGRCFTVGYFGRKECTRKEA, from the exons ATGACAAACCATAACTGTCCACGGGGGCGAGTTGTGTGTGGAAATGAG GTCGCAGATAACGTGGTGCTTTATACTTCAAAGAAGACCCTGATATGCGATCACGTGCAAATGAACCAAGTGACTGCCTTCATCGACGCCTCTCACACCTATGGCTCGGACAAGTGTGAGCAGCAGCAACTGAGTACCAAGTCG GACGGCATGCTACGAGGCACACCCAACCCCCTGCGAGGCAAAGACCTGCTGCCCACTGAGAATGAGAACCACGAGTGTCAGGCTCCCTCTGGCCGGTGCTTCACTGTAG GCTATTTTGGGCGGAAAGAATGCACGAGGAAGGAAGCTTGA
- the LOC135094333 gene encoding uncharacterized protein LOC135094333 isoform X5, with protein sequence MNQVTAFIDASHTYGSDKCEQQQLSTKSDGMLRGTPNPLRGKDLLPTENENHECQAPSGRCFTVGYFGRKECTRKEA encoded by the exons ATGAACCAAGTGACTGCCTTCATCGACGCCTCTCACACCTATGGCTCGGACAAGTGTGAGCAGCAGCAACTGAGTACCAAGTCG GACGGCATGCTACGAGGCACACCCAACCCCCTGCGAGGCAAAGACCTGCTGCCCACTGAGAATGAGAACCACGAGTGTCAGGCTCCCTCTGGCCGGTGCTTCACTGTAG GCTATTTTGGGCGGAAAGAATGCACGAGGAAGGAAGCTTGA
- the LOC135094333 gene encoding uncharacterized protein LOC135094333 isoform X4, giving the protein MTNHNCPRGRVVCGNEVADNVVLYTSKKTLICDHVQMNQVTAFIDASHTYGSDKCEQQQLSTKSDGMLRGTPNPLRGKDLLPTENENHECQAPSGRCFTVGG; this is encoded by the exons ATGACAAACCATAACTGTCCACGGGGGCGAGTTGTGTGTGGAAATGAG GTCGCAGATAACGTGGTGCTTTATACTTCAAAGAAGACCCTGATATGCGATCACGTGCAAATGAACCAAGTGACTGCCTTCATCGACGCCTCTCACACCTATGGCTCGGACAAGTGTGAGCAGCAGCAACTGAGTACCAAGTCG GACGGCATGCTACGAGGCACACCCAACCCCCTGCGAGGCAAAGACCTGCTGCCCACTGAGAATGAGAACCACGAGTGTCAGGCTCCCTCTGGCCGGTGCTTCACTGTAG gagggtga
- the LOC135094331 gene encoding uncharacterized protein LOC135094331 isoform X2, producing the protein MIALRYLRHPATQINLIWPQAHCTHTVLPFLKNYLTSVCFLTVNAFGYIGSYCVVRRWNLSRPSLRNAGRISGDDCRLPSTRRCDGARPAGTHQ; encoded by the exons ATGATTGCGCTGAGGTACCTGAGGCACCCCGCCACCCAGATAAACCTCATTTGGCCCCAAGCCCACtgcacacacacg GTGTTGCCCTTCTTGAAGAACTACTTAACATCAGTTTGTTTCCTGACAGTCAATGCTTTTGGGTACATTGGCTCCTACTGTGTTGTCAG AAGGTGGAATTTGAGTCGGCCAAGCCtcagaaatgcaggaaggattAGCGGTGATGACTGCAGGCTGCCATCGACCCGCAG GTGTGATGGTGCCCGACCAGCTGGTACACATcagtga
- the LOC135094331 gene encoding uncharacterized protein LOC135094331 isoform X1, which translates to MIALRYLRHPATQINLIWPQAHCTHTCGDVTDFVASADSLRWQGGICQQQSGVSCNSESICKQSQVPRVALLEELLNISLFPDSQCFWVHWLLLCCQVITGIKCSISMAHQTLPLTLVVLTCLVNTCPPVFLPLIALQVTSECG; encoded by the exons ATGATTGCGCTGAGGTACCTGAGGCACCCCGCCACCCAGATAAACCTCATTTGGCCCCAAGCCCACtgcacacacacg TGCGGTGATGTGACTGATTTTGTGGCGTCAGCTGATAGTCTGAGATGGCAAGGTGGCATCTGTCAACAGCAGTCGGGTGTCTCCTGCAACAGTGAAAGCATTTGTAAACAAAGTCAAGTGCCAC GTGTTGCCCTTCTTGAAGAACTACTTAACATCAGTTTGTTTCCTGACAGTCAATGCTTTTGGGTACATTGGCTCCTACTGTGTTGTCAG GTCATCACAGGAATCAAATGCAGCATCAGTATGGCTCACCAAACACTTCCCCTCACACTGGTGGTGTTGACCTGCCTTGTGAACACCTGCCCTCCTGTGTTCCTGCCCTTAATAGCCCTCCAGGTGACATCAG aatgtgGATGA